In Leptodesmis sichuanensis A121, the following are encoded in one genomic region:
- the cas2 gene encoding CRISPR-associated endonuclease Cas2, with product MTTLFYLIIYDLPDTKAANKRRQRLHKLLSGYGKWTQYSVFECFLTVVQFAKLQIDIEKQIKPNEDSVRIYVLDAGSVKRTLTYGSDKPRQEAAIIL from the coding sequence ATGACTACTCTCTTCTACTTAATCATCTACGACCTGCCGGATACTAAAGCGGCCAATAAACGACGCCAGCGTTTGCACAAGCTATTATCCGGGTATGGCAAATGGACACAGTACAGTGTGTTTGAATGTTTTTTAACAGTCGTGCAGTTTGCCAAACTTCAAATTGACATTGAAAAGCAGATCAAGCCAAATGAAGATTCTGTTCGGATCTATGTTCTGGATGCAGGCTCGGTCAAACGAACACTGACGTATGGCTCGGATAAACCTCGCCAGGAAGCCGCAATTATTCTATGA
- the cas6 gene encoding CRISPR system precrRNA processing endoribonuclease RAMP protein Cas6 codes for MTYTKEDPKIAGLTVTLKSLQSATQSIPLTDWLLNVEPSPIWVPLARQQGVTKVMPVSEAHHYSMLMQTICQQMNWSTQIEWQGKFYELAGIEVDTQDLHILEISLSPTKPLSHSIGRAIHAQFFRWLAITNPALAQNLHHQSQLPFALSLIPGTAPKLRISLLQKALLAPLLLGLSQELGQEITLAGVNCRVGKIVNITQTHQFNRLIQALPQEVIELEFVSPTSFKKEQQIQLFPLPEMVFSSLARRWNALAPEELRFPKVQWKSLVAMYELKTKTFQMEGGAEIGSVGWVRYRFPDPEQARMASVLAEFATFAGVGRKTGMGMGQVRIREKRKSNWH; via the coding sequence ATGACTTATACCAAAGAGGATCCTAAAATCGCTGGCTTGACAGTAACTCTAAAGTCACTACAATCCGCGACACAATCTATTCCCCTAACTGACTGGTTATTGAACGTAGAGCCATCACCCATTTGGGTTCCTTTAGCTCGGCAACAGGGTGTCACCAAAGTCATGCCAGTTTCCGAGGCTCATCATTATTCCATGCTGATGCAAACCATCTGTCAGCAGATGAATTGGAGTACACAGATTGAATGGCAAGGAAAATTTTATGAGCTAGCTGGGATAGAAGTAGACACTCAAGATCTTCATATATTGGAGATTTCACTTTCACCCACAAAACCACTTTCTCATTCAATCGGGCGAGCCATTCATGCTCAGTTCTTCCGTTGGCTGGCGATCACTAATCCTGCACTTGCACAAAATTTGCATCACCAGAGCCAGTTACCGTTTGCCCTTTCGCTTATTCCAGGCACCGCGCCGAAGCTTCGGATCAGCCTTTTGCAAAAAGCATTACTCGCTCCGTTACTGCTTGGTTTGAGCCAGGAATTGGGACAGGAAATCACCCTTGCTGGAGTCAACTGTAGAGTAGGTAAGATTGTCAACATTACACAAACTCATCAGTTTAACCGACTCATTCAAGCACTCCCTCAAGAAGTTATTGAGCTAGAGTTTGTCTCACCGACAAGTTTCAAGAAAGAGCAACAGATTCAACTATTTCCATTACCTGAAATGGTGTTTTCAAGTCTTGCTCGTCGCTGGAATGCGTTGGCTCCTGAAGAGTTACGATTTCCCAAGGTGCAGTGGAAAAGTTTAGTCGCAATGTATGAACTCAAAACAAAAACATTTCAAATGGAAGGAGGGGCTGAAATTGGTAGTGTGGGCTGGGTTCGTTATCGTTTCCCTGATCCGGAGCAGGCAAGAATGGCATCAGTGTTGGCAGAATTTGCAACTTTTGCGGGAGTAGGACGCAAGACAGGCATGGGAATGGGACAGGTAAGAATCCGAGAAAAAAGAAAATCGAACTGGCATTAA
- a CDS encoding IS630 family transposase: protein MDKPDARHLSIETQNYLRQQAIRLREQGKRVKDISEYLGVHRNTVWEWWWEYEHYGEDALYQLERGRQVGEGRTLERWQEEAVQTAMQDHFPEDYQIDSALWTRRAVQALMEQVCQVKMPIRTVGEYLKRWGYTPKKPVERAYEQDPKTVQRWLEHEYPEIEQRAKTEGAEIAWGDESGVSSTEYGGRGYALLGTSPEIRPSERNRERVNYIASVSNQGGVQFMLYTCTLAAELFIRFCQRLIAKRQRKLFWIVDRHPVHRQQSVKQWLREHLEQIELFYLPSYSPELNPTEYFNGDVKQGVHDKPPSRNLKQLKGRVLSQLRKLQKLPARIRNYFKHPLIAYAAL from the coding sequence ATGGATAAACCAGATGCCAGGCACCTCTCGATAGAAACCCAAAACTACCTGCGGCAGCAAGCGATTCGCCTCCGAGAGCAGGGCAAACGGGTTAAAGACATTAGTGAGTATTTGGGCGTTCACCGCAACACGGTATGGGAATGGTGGTGGGAGTATGAACATTATGGAGAGGATGCTCTCTATCAGTTAGAGCGGGGACGACAAGTGGGGGAGGGGCGAACCTTGGAGCGCTGGCAGGAAGAGGCCGTGCAAACGGCGATGCAAGATCATTTTCCGGAAGATTACCAGATTGATAGTGCCCTGTGGACAAGACGAGCGGTGCAGGCATTAATGGAGCAAGTGTGTCAGGTGAAAATGCCAATTCGCACGGTGGGAGAGTATTTGAAACGCTGGGGGTACACGCCCAAGAAACCCGTAGAGCGAGCCTACGAGCAAGACCCAAAGACGGTACAACGGTGGTTGGAACACGAGTATCCGGAGATTGAGCAACGGGCCAAAACCGAAGGAGCAGAGATTGCTTGGGGGGATGAATCAGGCGTGTCCTCGACTGAGTATGGCGGACGAGGGTATGCCTTGCTGGGCACGTCTCCTGAGATTCGTCCCAGTGAGCGCAACCGAGAGCGCGTCAATTACATTGCCAGTGTGAGTAACCAGGGAGGAGTCCAGTTTATGCTCTACACTTGCACGTTGGCAGCAGAACTGTTCATCCGATTTTGCCAGCGGTTGATCGCCAAGCGCCAGCGGAAACTATTTTGGATTGTGGACCGGCATCCCGTGCATCGGCAACAGAGCGTGAAACAGTGGTTACGAGAACACCTCGAGCAGATTGAGTTATTTTACTTACCCTCCTATTCGCCAGAATTGAATCCAACTGAATACTTCAATGGTGATGTGAAGCAGGGCGTGCATGACAAACCACCGAGTCGTAATTTGAAGCAGTTGAAAGGGCGAGTGTTATCTCAATTGCGGAAGTTACAGAAGCTACCTGCTCGGATTAGAAATTATTTCAAGCATCCATTGATTGCTTATGCTGCGTTGTAG
- a CDS encoding HepT-like ribonuclease domain-containing protein has product MRSDQERLQDILEAIAQVERYASQGRDRFNQDELIQIWIVHHLQIIGEAASKLSQPFIRQHPEIPWAAVVAFRNILVHQYFRVDFEIVWRIVEYDLSDLKSRVQTFVQQGDNE; this is encoded by the coding sequence GTGAGAAGTGACCAGGAACGATTGCAGGATATTTTAGAGGCGATCGCTCAAGTCGAACGATATGCTTCTCAAGGACGAGACAGATTCAATCAAGATGAACTAATTCAAATCTGGATTGTGCATCATTTACAAATCATTGGCGAAGCAGCCAGCAAATTATCACAACCATTTATTAGGCAACACCCAGAAATTCCCTGGGCAGCGGTTGTGGCATTCCGTAATATCTTAGTTCATCAATATTTCAGAGTAGATTTTGAGATTGTTTGGCGCATCGTTGAATATGATTTATCCGACCTCAAATCTAGAGTTCAAACTTTTGTACAACAAGGAGACAATGAATAA
- the cas1d gene encoding type I-D CRISPR-associated endonuclease Cas1d translates to MSVLYITQPDAVLSKAYEAFTVSLRQPDGSWQKRAIPAQTVDQVVLMGNPQVTGDAFVYALELGMPIHYLSSFGKHLGSALPGQSRNGALRLAQYGLYHDHDRRLALVKAIVTAKIHNQYSVLYRHGQTDASLKQRKKLVETQTTVDQVRGIEGLAAREYFACFAKILGGNWGFTGRHRPPPDPVNSLLSFAYGLLRSQVTTAVHLAGLDPYVGYLHEVSRGQPALVLDLMEEFRPLVADNLVLSVLNNRQIQTGDFSESLGAFSLTDAARKVFLQAFDRKMNDEFKHPVFEYRCTYRRAIELQARLLSRHLQENIPYKPLVLR, encoded by the coding sequence ATGTCAGTTCTTTATATCACCCAACCAGATGCCGTTCTCAGCAAAGCCTACGAAGCCTTCACGGTATCCCTGCGGCAACCCGATGGCTCCTGGCAGAAACGCGCTATTCCAGCCCAAACGGTGGATCAAGTCGTGTTAATGGGAAATCCTCAAGTCACCGGAGATGCTTTTGTGTACGCCCTGGAGTTGGGAATGCCCATTCACTATCTATCCAGTTTTGGCAAGCATTTAGGCTCTGCATTACCGGGGCAGTCGCGAAATGGAGCACTGCGTCTGGCTCAGTACGGACTGTATCATGACCACGATCGCCGTCTGGCATTGGTGAAAGCGATTGTAACCGCCAAAATCCACAACCAGTACTCGGTCTTATATCGACATGGCCAGACTGATGCCTCACTCAAGCAACGGAAAAAGCTAGTCGAAACCCAGACCACGGTGGATCAAGTCCGCGGCATTGAAGGGTTAGCCGCACGGGAATACTTTGCCTGCTTTGCCAAAATTTTGGGAGGCAATTGGGGCTTTACTGGACGGCATCGTCCACCGCCAGATCCCGTCAATTCGCTGCTCAGTTTTGCCTATGGACTACTGCGATCGCAGGTTACAACAGCCGTACATCTAGCAGGATTGGATCCCTATGTAGGCTATTTACATGAAGTCAGCCGTGGTCAGCCAGCTCTGGTATTGGACTTAATGGAAGAGTTCCGCCCTCTAGTGGCCGATAATCTGGTGCTATCTGTGCTAAACAATCGCCAGATCCAGACCGGGGACTTTTCGGAAAGTTTGGGGGCATTTAGCCTCACCGATGCCGCCCGCAAAGTATTCCTACAAGCCTTCGATCGCAAAATGAATGATGAATTCAAACATCCTGTGTTTGAGTATCGCTGTACCTATCGTCGGGCGATCGAACTGCAAGCCCGCCTGCTGAGCCGTCACCTGCAAGAAAACATTCCCTATAAACCGCTAGTATTGAGATGA
- a CDS encoding DevR family CRISPR-associated autoregulator codes for MAESSFPVYSISISGLLSWQLHALNNEGNEGNQSLTRRYYIIDKNDPEPQYVNGISGDMLKHIQAEHLHRVAIEAQLSLSQGGEKFNPDRVGYDISLETKENPFFTDKETDLTTRTNKVLSLCAMSDLEGFMVTVKGGQTLKRESVIEFGAIVGIPGSVKTQSYFHAKYGVDNPTPYNVQVSSGLYATVLNIEAFRIGYNPHSFGYAIDTPERKKRLDALLKSVLYTYLQPNGAKRNTHLPHPDRFEGVITVSTKRCPAPMISPLQLESYQRQITSLAQTLNSMNGDGTIIEYPFEDFAQFAERIQTLIQQAQPWETSNGEGNE; via the coding sequence ATGGCTGAATCAAGCTTCCCAGTATATTCCATTTCAATTTCTGGCCTATTGTCCTGGCAGCTACATGCATTGAACAATGAGGGGAATGAAGGTAATCAATCTTTGACCCGTCGCTATTACATTATCGACAAGAATGACCCGGAGCCACAGTATGTCAATGGAATTTCCGGCGATATGCTGAAGCATATTCAGGCAGAGCATTTACATCGAGTCGCGATCGAAGCTCAATTGAGCCTTTCGCAAGGTGGAGAAAAGTTCAACCCTGATCGCGTTGGTTACGATATCAGCCTTGAAACTAAGGAAAATCCATTCTTCACTGATAAAGAAACTGATCTAACAACTCGGACAAATAAAGTTCTGAGTTTGTGTGCGATGAGTGATTTGGAAGGCTTCATGGTGACGGTTAAAGGTGGACAAACCTTGAAACGTGAATCAGTGATTGAGTTTGGGGCTATAGTTGGAATTCCTGGATCAGTCAAAACCCAAAGCTACTTTCATGCTAAGTATGGGGTTGACAATCCAACTCCTTACAATGTTCAGGTCAGTTCAGGTCTGTATGCAACAGTACTCAACATCGAAGCCTTTCGGATTGGCTATAATCCTCATAGCTTCGGCTACGCGATCGATACCCCAGAACGGAAGAAACGGTTAGATGCTCTGCTCAAAAGTGTGCTCTATACCTATCTCCAACCCAACGGGGCCAAACGTAACACGCATCTGCCCCACCCTGATCGCTTTGAAGGTGTTATCACAGTTAGTACCAAGCGTTGCCCAGCACCAATGATCAGCCCATTGCAACTTGAGAGCTATCAGCGACAGATCACTAGCTTGGCTCAGACACTCAACAGCATGAATGGGGATGGAACGATTATTGAGTATCCCTTTGAAGACTTTGCTCAATTTGCTGAGCGAATTCAAACGTTAATTCAACAAGCACAACCCTGGGAGACCAGCAATGGCGAAGGCAACGAGTAA
- a CDS encoding nucleotidyltransferase family protein gives MKHQSGTEINDLLNSQREAILAIAAKHGAYNLRVFGSIARGEADDQSDIDLLVDYSLDRVTPWFPAGLKLDLEQLLGRKVDIATEPALKERIREQVLKEAIPL, from the coding sequence ATGAAACACCAATCTGGTACTGAAATTAATGATTTACTAAACAGTCAACGTGAGGCAATCCTTGCGATCGCTGCCAAGCATGGAGCGTATAACCTGCGGGTATTTGGTTCAATAGCGCGGGGTGAAGCTGACGATCAGAGTGATATTGATTTGCTAGTTGATTATTCCCTCGATCGCGTTACTCCCTGGTTTCCAGCAGGTTTAAAGCTAGATCTAGAGCAATTATTAGGGCGAAAAGTGGATATTGCTACAGAACCCGCATTGAAGGAGCGCATTCGAGAGCAGGTTTTGAAGGAGGCAATTCCCTTGTGA
- the cas4 gene encoding CRISPR-associated protein Cas4, with translation MENYLPLAYLNAWEYCPRRFYLEYVSGEMEDNEHVILGRHLHRNIDEENTVQEGATIIHRHQWVWSDRLQINGIIDAVEERDGQLIPIEYKKGQMGNHLSDHFQLCAAGLCLEERTGRTIAQGEIFYHANRRRERVIFTPELRRITEAAIAAAQRAVYQPIPAPISHRKKCQACSLQEICLPFEVQQLRRQGAEV, from the coding sequence ATGGAAAACTACCTGCCACTGGCTTACTTAAATGCCTGGGAATATTGCCCTCGCCGCTTCTACCTGGAATATGTATCAGGTGAAATGGAAGACAACGAACACGTCATTCTGGGACGACACTTGCATCGCAACATTGACGAGGAGAACACAGTTCAGGAAGGAGCAACGATCATTCATCGGCATCAGTGGGTCTGGAGCGATCGCCTGCAGATCAATGGCATCATCGATGCAGTAGAGGAGCGAGATGGGCAGCTAATTCCGATTGAATACAAGAAAGGACAAATGGGAAACCATTTAAGTGACCACTTTCAACTCTGTGCTGCAGGCTTGTGTTTAGAAGAACGCACCGGACGAACGATCGCCCAGGGAGAAATTTTTTATCATGCCAATCGTCGGCGAGAGCGAGTGATATTCACACCAGAGTTAAGACGAATCACAGAAGCCGCGATCGCAGCCGCTCAACGTGCCGTTTATCAGCCCATTCCTGCTCCCATCAGCCATCGTAAAAAATGTCAGGCCTGTAGTCTGCAAGAAATTTGTCTGCCATTTGAAGTGCAACAATTACGTCGTCAAGGAGCCGAAGTTTAG